In Haliovirga abyssi, the sequence AAGGGCATATAACTTTATTAGAGGATGAAGAATTTTTTGATGAAGTTGTGGAAAAAATAACAGATGATAGAATAACAGCTTCAAATTCGTTAGAGCAAACAATGAAAGAATATATTGAGATAATAGGAAATCTTGATGATGAATATTTAAGAGAAAGAGTTGCTGATCTATATGACATTTCAAAAAGATGGCTTCTCAATATTAATGGCGGCGAATCATTAGAAACAAAAATAGAAGATGAAAATATAATAATTGTATCTAAAGATTTAACTCCATCTGACACTGCTCAGCTTGATTTATCAAAAGTAAATGGATTTATAACTGAAATTGGTGGGCAAACTTCTCACTCGTCTATTATGGCAAGGTCTTTGGGATTGCCTGCTGTTGTGGGAGTAACTGGAATTATTGAAGAGATAAAAACTGGAGATTTGGTAATATTAGATGCAATTAACGGGAAAATATTTATTAATCCAAATGATGAAAGATTAGAAGAATATAAGGAAAAAGAGAAAATATTTTTAGAAGAAAAAGAAAAAATATTACAATTAAAAGATAAAAGTGCAACAACAAAAGATGGATACAAAGTTGATTTGTGGGCCAATATAGGAAATCCTTCAGATGTAAAAGCTGCAGGTGAAAATGGAGCAGAAGGTGTCGGATTATATAGAACAGAATTTTTATTTATGAATAGTAAAGAGCTTCCAACAGAAGAGGAACAATTTAAAGCATATAAAATTGTAGCAGAAGAGATGAAAGGAAAACCTGTAACAATAAGAACTATGGATATTGGCGGAGATAAGGAATTGCCATATTTAGAATTGCCAAAAGAGATGAATCCGTTTCTTGGTTGGAGAGCTATACGAATATCATTAGAAAAAAGAGATGTGTTTAAAACACAATTAAGGGCAATTCTTAGAGCCAGTGCATTTGGAAATATAAAAATAATGTATCCAATGATAATATCTATTGGAGAAGTAAGAAAAGCAAATACTATATTGGAAGAGTGCAAAAATGAACTTGTTGCAGAAAATATTGAATTTGATAAAAATATAAAAACTGGAATTATGGTAGAAACTCCAGCTGTAGTATTAAAAGCGTATGAAATAGCTAAAGAAGTGGATTTCTTTTCCATTGGAACTAATGATTTGACACAATATTTATTAGCAGTGGATAGAGGGAATGAAAAAATAAGTTATCTTTACTCTACTTTTAATCCAGCAGTATTAAAAGCAATATCTATAATAATAAATGATGCTCATAGAGCAGGAATAACCGTAAGTATGTGTGGGGAATTTGCAGGGGATGAAAGGGCAAGTGCCATATTAATTGGATTGGGATTGGATGCGTTCTCTATGAGTGCGGGATCTATATTAAAAGTTAAAAGAAATATAATGAGCTTAAAAAAAGAAAGCTGCGAAAAGATAGCCAATGAAGTATTGCTATTAGATACTGATGATGAAGTTGTGGAATATGTAGAAAAAAATCTTAAATTAATATAGAGAAGGGAGAAAAAAATGGGATTTTTTAATAGAATGTTAGGGAAAACAAAAGAGATAGAAATATATTCTCCAGTAGATGGGGAGATAATAAATTTATCTAATGTTCCAGATGAAGCGTTTGCATCAGGAGCTATAGGGGATGGAATTGCAATCAATCCAAGTGGAAAAGTGATTTGTGCTCCATGTAATGCAGAAGAAGTTTCAATATTTGAAACAAATCATGCTGTTTCTTTTGAAACTAAAGGCGGATTAGAGCTTATTGTTCATTTTGGAGTTGATACTGTAAAATTGAAAGGAAAAGGATTTGAAAGAGTTGGAACTGATGGAGAAAGTGTTAAAAAAGGGGATGAATTAGTTAAATATGATATTGATTTTTTGAGAGAAAACGCTGAGTCGGTATTAACACCAGTAATTATATCTAATATGGAATTGGTGGATTCTATAGAAAAAAGTACAGGGAAAGTTAAAATAGGGGATTTAATAATGAAAATTAAATTAAAAAATAGTTAAGTTGCTATGTATTTTAAAGCAAAGTGAAATGTTATTTTTAAGATATTCTTAAATAAAAATTAGGAGGGAAAAATATGAATTCGTTTAGTAAAGTTCAACAATTAGGGAAAGCTTTGATGTTACCAGTGGCAGTATTGCCAATAGCAGCAATTTTATTGAGATTTGGTGTGTTGTGGCATATGAGTTTTATGCAAGCTGGGGGAGATGCAATATTTAGTAATTTAGCATTGATTTTTGGAATAGGTGTAGCTGTAGGATTAGCAAAGGATAATGCGGGAGCGGCAGGATTAGCAGGAGCAGTTGGTCATTTAGTGTTGGTAGCAGGAACAAAAGCTATAAATCCAGATATAAATATGGGGGTCTTGTCAGGTATAATTGGTGGTATTGTAGGAGCTGCTATGTATAATAAATATCATAAAATTCAACTTCCAGAATGGTTAGGATTTTTTGGTGGAAGAAGATTTGTTCCCATCGCTACTTCGCTTGTAACGTTAGCAATAGCATATGTATTTGGATATGTTTGGCCAATAATTCAAAGTGGAATTGATTTTGTTGGAAATTGGATGATGACTTCTGGACCAGTTGGATTATTTACTTTTGGATTTTTAAACAGACTATTAATACCGTTAGGACTGCATCATATATTGAATAGTATAGCTTGGTTTGTATTTGGAAGTTTTGATTATATTAAAGAAGGAGCAAAACTTGTAGCTCATGGAGACTTAAATAGATTCTTTGCAGGAGATCCACATGCAGGTATATTTATGGCAGGATTTTATCCAATTATGATGTTTGGGTTACCAGCAGCGGCAGCAGCAATGTATACAGCAGCAAAAAAAGAAAATAAAAAAGCAGTTGCAGGTATGCTTTTTAGTGTGGCTTTTACTGCGTTTTTAACAGGAATAACAGAACCAATAGAATTTATGTTTATGTTTTTAGCACCAGTATTATATTTTATCCATGCTGTATTAACTGGAGTATCAATGGCAATTGTGGGAAGTATGGGAATATTACATGGATTTGGATTTTCTGCAGGACTTATAGATTTTCTCGTTAATATGGGACTTGCAACAAAAGGATGGTTATTGATTCCAATAGGATTAGTGTTTGCTGTAGTTTATTATTTCTTGTTCTTAGGTTTTATATTGAAATTTAATATCCCAACTCCTGGAAGAGAAGGAGATGAAGATATGATAGATAATGGAGTGGCCGATACCTCTGAATTAGCAGCTAAAGTTTTGGAAGCTTTAGGAGGAGGACACAATCTTACTTCTGTAGACTCTTGCATTACAAGATTGAGACTTGAAGTTAAAAATAGAGATATTATAGATGAAAAAGCCTTGAAGGATTTAGGAGCAAAAGGAGTTTTAAAACCAG encodes:
- the ptsP gene encoding phosphoenolpyruvate--protein phosphotransferase; this translates as METKIVEGIGASPGIAIGEVFINDNLEPIINLSKIEEDDIEREIENLKKAQLETKKQLLEIKEKTKINFGEEKAEIFEGHITLLEDEEFFDEVVEKITDDRITASNSLEQTMKEYIEIIGNLDDEYLRERVADLYDISKRWLLNINGGESLETKIEDENIIIVSKDLTPSDTAQLDLSKVNGFITEIGGQTSHSSIMARSLGLPAVVGVTGIIEEIKTGDLVILDAINGKIFINPNDERLEEYKEKEKIFLEEKEKILQLKDKSATTKDGYKVDLWANIGNPSDVKAAGENGAEGVGLYRTEFLFMNSKELPTEEEQFKAYKIVAEEMKGKPVTIRTMDIGGDKELPYLELPKEMNPFLGWRAIRISLEKRDVFKTQLRAILRASAFGNIKIMYPMIISIGEVRKANTILEECKNELVAENIEFDKNIKTGIMVETPAVVLKAYEIAKEVDFFSIGTNDLTQYLLAVDRGNEKISYLYSTFNPAVLKAISIIINDAHRAGITVSMCGEFAGDERASAILIGLGLDAFSMSAGSILKVKRNIMSLKKESCEKIANEVLLLDTDDEVVEYVEKNLKLI
- a CDS encoding PTS sugar transporter subunit IIA, with amino-acid sequence MGFFNRMLGKTKEIEIYSPVDGEIINLSNVPDEAFASGAIGDGIAINPSGKVICAPCNAEEVSIFETNHAVSFETKGGLELIVHFGVDTVKLKGKGFERVGTDGESVKKGDELVKYDIDFLRENAESVLTPVIISNMELVDSIEKSTGKVKIGDLIMKIKLKNS
- the nagE gene encoding N-acetylglucosamine-specific PTS transporter subunit IIBC → MNSFSKVQQLGKALMLPVAVLPIAAILLRFGVLWHMSFMQAGGDAIFSNLALIFGIGVAVGLAKDNAGAAGLAGAVGHLVLVAGTKAINPDINMGVLSGIIGGIVGAAMYNKYHKIQLPEWLGFFGGRRFVPIATSLVTLAIAYVFGYVWPIIQSGIDFVGNWMMTSGPVGLFTFGFLNRLLIPLGLHHILNSIAWFVFGSFDYIKEGAKLVAHGDLNRFFAGDPHAGIFMAGFYPIMMFGLPAAAAAMYTAAKKENKKAVAGMLFSVAFTAFLTGITEPIEFMFMFLAPVLYFIHAVLTGVSMAIVGSMGILHGFGFSAGLIDFLVNMGLATKGWLLIPIGLVFAVVYYFLFLGFILKFNIPTPGREGDEDMIDNGVADTSELAAKVLEALGGGHNLTSVDSCITRLRLEVKNRDIIDEKALKDLGAKGVLKPGQTSVQVIFGAKAEIIAQEIRSLI